One Campylobacter concisus genomic region harbors:
- a CDS encoding LL-diaminopimelate aminotransferase: MFDEIRFNTIERLPNYVFAEVNAIKMAARRAGEDIIDFSMGNPEGRTPQHIVDKLCESAQKDKTHGYSASAGIYKLRLAICNWYKRKYGVNLDPDTEAVATMGSKEGFVHLAQAVINPGDVAIVPDPAYPIHTQAFLFAGGSVVKMPLHYNDKFELDENKFFENLIQTIHASSPKPKYVVVNFPHNPTTVTVQKSFYERLVSIAKQERFYVISDIAYADLTFDGYKTPSIFEVDGAKDVAVECYTLSKSYNMAGWRVGFMCGNKRLCAALKKIKSWVDYGMFTPIQVAATVALDGDQSCVEEIRQIYEKRRDVMIEAFAQAGWELKKPSSSMFIWAKLPPKVSHLGSLEFSKQLLTKASVAVSPGIGFGEGGNDYVRLALIENENRIRQAARNIKKYLKEFE; encoded by the coding sequence CGAGGACATCATCGACTTTTCTATGGGTAATCCTGAGGGCAGAACACCGCAGCACATTGTCGATAAACTATGCGAAAGTGCGCAAAAGGACAAGACCCACGGCTACTCAGCCAGTGCTGGAATTTACAAGCTCCGTCTTGCCATTTGCAACTGGTACAAAAGAAAATACGGCGTAAATTTAGACCCAGATACCGAAGCAGTCGCCACGATGGGTAGCAAAGAGGGCTTTGTTCACTTAGCTCAAGCCGTGATAAACCCAGGCGATGTGGCTATCGTGCCTGACCCTGCCTATCCGATACATACACAGGCATTTTTATTTGCTGGTGGAAGCGTGGTCAAAATGCCGCTTCATTACAACGATAAATTTGAGCTAGATGAGAATAAATTTTTTGAAAATTTGATCCAGACTATACACGCAAGTTCGCCAAAACCAAAATACGTAGTTGTAAATTTTCCACACAACCCAACAACTGTAACCGTGCAAAAGAGCTTTTACGAGCGTCTTGTGAGCATTGCAAAACAAGAGAGATTTTACGTTATTTCTGACATCGCTTATGCTGATCTTACCTTTGATGGCTACAAAACACCAAGCATCTTTGAGGTCGATGGTGCAAAAGACGTCGCAGTCGAGTGCTATACTCTTTCAAAGAGCTATAATATGGCTGGCTGGAGAGTTGGCTTCATGTGCGGAAATAAAAGACTTTGTGCAGCGCTTAAAAAGATAAAATCATGGGTTGATTATGGCATGTTTACGCCGATCCAGGTGGCTGCTACTGTTGCACTTGATGGTGATCAAAGCTGTGTTGAAGAGATACGCCAAATTTATGAAAAAAGAAGAGATGTGATGATAGAGGCCTTTGCTCAGGCTGGTTGGGAGCTTAAAAAACCAAGCTCTAGTATGTTTATCTGGGCAAAACTTCCACCAAAGGTTAGCCATCTGGGCAGCCTTGAGTTTTCAAAACAGCTTCTTACAAAGGCGTCAGTCGCAGTTAGTCCTGGTATTGGTTTTGGCGAGGGCGGAAACGACTATGTGCGTCTAGCTCTTATCGAAAACGAAAATAGAATAAGACAAGCAGCAAGAAATATAAAAAAATATTTGAAAGAATTTGAATGA
- a CDS encoding homoserine dehydrogenase gives MNVAILGVGTVGESVAKILLKNKKLIAARSGEEIVPVIGVVRNLNKKRDVGIPLTDDINSVINRDDIDVFVELMGGVEEPFRVVSEILKRKKAVVTANKALLAYHRYALQNLAKNIPFGFEASVAGGIPIIRALREGLSANHIVSINGILNGTSNFILTSMMDEGSNFKDALKKAQELGYAEADPTFDVGGFDTAHKLLILASIAYGVHGDPEDILIEGIQGITPEDIFFAKDFEYSIKLLAIAKKSEGKIELRVHPALVPQNKMIAKASGVTNAISVVGEVVGETMYYGPGAGGDATASAVISDLIDIARDSKSPMLGYKAPFELNTLELLDRDRIKTKYYFRLKVEDKMGVLAKITNLMSENNLSIDSILQKPKDESEFAVLFFTTHTSLEADVRRTIEILKEQEYIKEEPFMMRIEE, from the coding sequence ATGAATGTAGCGATATTGGGCGTTGGAACCGTTGGCGAGTCAGTTGCTAAAATTTTGCTAAAAAACAAAAAGCTAATCGCAGCAAGAAGTGGCGAGGAGATAGTGCCAGTCATCGGAGTGGTCAGAAATTTAAATAAAAAAAGAGACGTTGGCATCCCTTTGACTGACGATATAAATAGCGTTATAAACCGCGATGATATTGACGTTTTTGTCGAGCTTATGGGTGGTGTGGAAGAGCCTTTTAGGGTTGTGAGTGAAATTTTAAAGCGAAAAAAAGCAGTTGTAACCGCAAACAAAGCACTTCTTGCCTATCATAGATACGCCTTGCAAAATTTAGCCAAAAATATACCATTTGGCTTTGAAGCAAGTGTGGCTGGAGGCATACCGATCATTAGAGCCTTAAGAGAAGGCTTAAGCGCAAACCATATCGTTAGTATAAATGGCATACTAAACGGAACTAGTAACTTTATCCTAACCTCGATGATGGACGAGGGATCAAATTTTAAAGACGCTCTTAAAAAGGCGCAGGAGCTTGGATACGCTGAGGCTGATCCTACTTTTGATGTGGGCGGCTTTGATACGGCTCATAAGCTTCTTATACTGGCAAGCATCGCATACGGTGTGCATGGCGATCCAGAGGATATTTTGATCGAAGGGATACAAGGTATCACACCAGAAGATATTTTTTTTGCAAAAGATTTTGAATACTCAATAAAACTTCTAGCTATCGCCAAAAAAAGTGAGGGTAAAATCGAACTACGTGTACATCCAGCGCTTGTGCCACAAAATAAAATGATAGCAAAGGCAAGTGGTGTGACAAATGCGATCAGTGTCGTTGGCGAGGTCGTTGGTGAGACGATGTACTATGGACCTGGAGCTGGTGGCGATGCAACAGCAAGTGCGGTGATCAGCGATCTCATCGACATCGCAAGAGATAGTAAGTCGCCTATGCTTGGATATAAAGCACCGTTTGAATTAAATACGCTTGAGCTACTTGATCGCGATAGAATAAAGACAAAGTATTACTTTAGGTTAAAAGTCGAAGATAAAATGGGTGTGCTAGCAAAGATTACAAATTTGATGAGCGAAAATAACTTATCGATTGATAGCATACTTCAAAAACCAAAAGATGAGAGCGAATTTGCGGTATTGTTCTTTACGACACATACGAGTCTTGAGGCTGATGTAAGAAGGACAATTGAAATTTTAAAAGAGCAAGAGTATATAAAAGAAGAGCCATTTATGATGAGGATCGAGGAGTAG
- a CDS encoding YraN family protein, which produces MGLKEYLFGKSSEDRACDFLQKLGFVILERNFHSKFGEIDIIALSSDKILHFIEVKSTSGEYEAEYRLNNAKYIKILKTINFYMMKNEPNRDFQVDLLVIKNENLELIENISL; this is translated from the coding sequence TTGGGGCTAAAAGAGTATCTCTTCGGTAAAAGCTCAGAAGATAGGGCGTGTGATTTTTTACAAAAGCTTGGTTTTGTCATTTTAGAGAGAAATTTTCACTCTAAATTTGGCGAGATCGACATTATCGCACTAAGCAGTGATAAAATTTTACACTTCATAGAGGTAAAATCAACTAGCGGAGAATATGAAGCAGAGTATAGACTAAATAATGCAAAATATATAAAAATCTTAAAAACTATAAATTTTTATATGATGAAAAATGAGCCAAATAGAGATTTTCAAGTCGATTTGCTCGTTATAAAAAATGAAAATTTAGAACTAATAGAAAATATTAGTTTATAA
- the trxA gene encoding thioredoxin, translated as MGKYIELTKENFDVTKEGVALVDFWAPWCGPCRMLAPVIEELAEDFDGKAKICKVNTDEVQDLAVEFGIRSIPTLLFFKNGELVEQMVGAQSKQALTDKLNSLL; from the coding sequence ATGGGAAAATACATCGAACTTACAAAAGAAAATTTTGATGTTACAAAAGAAGGCGTTGCTTTAGTAGACTTTTGGGCTCCATGGTGCGGACCTTGCCGTATGCTAGCTCCAGTGATCGAAGAACTTGCTGAAGACTTTGACGGCAAAGCAAAAATTTGCAAGGTAAATACTGATGAAGTGCAAGATCTTGCAGTTGAGTTTGGCATCAGATCGATCCCAACATTGCTATTTTTCAAAAATGGCGAGCTAGTTGAGCAAATGGTCGGTGCGCAGTCAAAACAAGCCCTAACTGACAAACTAAATTCGCTTCTTTAA
- a CDS encoding NAD(P)/FAD-dependent oxidoreductase, protein MLDLAIIGGGPAGLSAGLYATRGGLKNVVMFEKGEPGGQITSSSEIENYPGQKAPGESGFDFMSTWWKQCSAFGLVHKWANVVGVRKNSDGSFEILLEGGKSEQAKAVIVATGSTPRRAGFKGEDEFFGKGISTCATCDGFFYKNKEVVVLGGGDTAVEEALYLANICSKVYLIHRRDEFRAAPTTVEKARKNEKIEFITSATIKEALGDKMGLTKIVLDTKNGELVLDVPGIFTFVGLNVNNEILKDENGKFICEMADGGQVKTNLKMQTSLKGLFVAGDIREDAPKQVIVAAGDGAVAALSAMSYIESLY, encoded by the coding sequence ATGCTTGATTTAGCGATCATCGGAGGCGGTCCAGCAGGACTAAGCGCCGGACTTTACGCCACTAGAGGCGGATTAAAAAATGTTGTAATGTTTGAAAAAGGCGAGCCTGGCGGTCAGATCACCTCTAGCTCAGAGATAGAAAACTACCCAGGTCAAAAAGCCCCTGGCGAGAGCGGTTTTGACTTTATGAGCACTTGGTGGAAGCAGTGCAGTGCATTTGGACTAGTTCATAAGTGGGCAAACGTCGTTGGTGTTAGAAAAAACAGCGACGGTAGCTTTGAAATTTTACTTGAGGGCGGTAAGAGCGAGCAGGCAAAGGCTGTCATCGTAGCAACTGGCTCAACTCCAAGACGTGCTGGCTTTAAAGGCGAGGATGAGTTCTTTGGCAAAGGTATTAGCACATGCGCAACATGCGATGGATTTTTTTACAAAAATAAAGAGGTAGTTGTCCTTGGCGGTGGTGACACAGCTGTTGAAGAGGCACTTTACCTGGCAAATATCTGCTCAAAAGTCTATCTAATCCATAGACGTGACGAATTCAGAGCGGCGCCAACTACGGTTGAAAAAGCTAGAAAAAATGAAAAGATCGAGTTTATAACAAGTGCGACGATAAAAGAGGCACTTGGCGATAAAATGGGCCTAACAAAGATCGTGCTTGATACCAAAAATGGTGAGCTCGTGCTTGATGTGCCGGGCATTTTCACATTCGTCGGACTAAATGTAAATAACGAAATTTTAAAAGATGAAAACGGCAAATTTATCTGCGAAATGGCTGATGGCGGACAGGTTAAGACAAACCTTAAGATGCAAACTAGCCTAAAAGGGCTCTTTGTAGCGGGTGACATCAGAGAGGACGCTCCAAAGCAAGTTATAGTAGCAGCAGGTGATGGCGCAGTGGCTGCACTTAGCGCTATGAGCTACATAGAAAGCTTGTATTAA
- the dapB gene encoding 4-hydroxy-tetrahydrodipicolinate reductase — translation MVKIGLYGASGKMAQSIISCLKDEKDATLGIAFSQKNQVENLSSELLTNDFAKFFEGCDVIIDFSQKEATIALLNYARTNPKPLVIGTTGLDDDEKNLLHLASGAMPILYATNMSLGVAVLNRLARIASKTLREFDIEIVEQHHRHKKDAPSGTAMTLAGSVAETRDLNLKDVLVTGRAGMVGARSKDEIAVMALRGGDVVGRHTVGFYNDGEFIELNHTATSRATFSKGAIRAAIWLKDQNSGLYSIDDSLGLDD, via the coding sequence TTGGTAAAAATAGGCCTTTATGGTGCTAGTGGAAAGATGGCTCAAAGTATCATTTCTTGTTTAAAAGATGAAAAAGATGCTACTTTAGGCATCGCTTTTAGCCAAAAAAATCAGGTTGAAAATTTAAGTAGCGAACTTTTGACAAATGACTTTGCTAAATTTTTTGAAGGATGCGATGTGATAATCGACTTTAGTCAAAAAGAGGCGACCATAGCACTGCTAAACTACGCTAGAACTAATCCAAAACCACTAGTTATCGGTACGACCGGCTTAGATGATGACGAGAAAAATTTGCTCCACCTAGCATCAGGGGCTATGCCTATTCTTTACGCAACAAATATGAGTTTGGGTGTGGCTGTACTAAACCGCCTTGCAAGGATTGCTTCAAAAACATTAAGAGAATTTGACATAGAGATCGTAGAGCAACACCACAGGCACAAAAAGGACGCTCCAAGCGGTACAGCGATGACACTTGCAGGAAGTGTAGCTGAGACAAGAGATTTAAATTTAAAAGATGTTTTAGTGACTGGTAGAGCCGGTATGGTAGGGGCTAGGAGCAAAGACGAGATCGCAGTCATGGCACTTCGTGGTGGAGATGTGGTCGGTCGCCACACGGTTGGCTTTTATAATGACGGCGAGTTCATCGAGCTAAATCACACCGCAACGAGTAGGGCAACCTTTTCAAAAGGCGCGATCAGGGCTGCTATTTGGCTAAAAGATCAAAATAGTGGCTTATACTCGATAGACGATAGTTTAGGACTTGATGATTAA
- the purF gene encoding amidophosphoribosyltransferase, with product MCAIVGIINSKDAAKTAYYALFSMQHRGQEASGISVCDDGEISTHKGNGLVTEVFNEEILRSLKGDMAIGHNRYATAGKNSGRDAQPIAANYSLGQISIVHNGNLVNKDEVRDELIKDGAIFQTNMDTENIIHLIARNHSKHLQDRIIAALDKIKGAYCLLIQSRHKTFAIRDRWGVRPLSLGKLKDGGYIVASETCAFDLVGASFIRDIRPGEMIVFEHGKSEFQSIQIYEPDPRVCAFEYIYFARPDSVIEGKSVYEVRKKMGEVLAKKSKIKADFVVPVPDSGVPAALGYANESKIPFELAITRNHYVGRTFIEPSQEMRNLKVKLKLNPMSSVLKGKSIVVIDDSIVRGTTSKKVVDLLRHAGAKEIHFRVACPELKYPERYGIDTPSFEELISSKKNAEEVREYIGADSLEFLSIDELKESIGNERKYSLVSFDGDYFIK from the coding sequence ATGTGTGCAATAGTTGGTATTATAAATTCTAAAGATGCAGCAAAGACTGCGTATTATGCGTTATTTTCTATGCAGCATCGCGGCCAAGAGGCAAGTGGTATTAGCGTTTGTGATGACGGAGAAATTTCTACTCACAAGGGTAATGGCCTAGTTACAGAGGTTTTTAATGAAGAAATTTTAAGATCGCTAAAAGGTGATATGGCGATCGGTCACAACCGCTATGCAACGGCTGGTAAAAACTCAGGTCGTGACGCCCAGCCAATAGCCGCTAACTACTCTTTGGGGCAGATTTCGATAGTCCATAATGGAAATTTGGTAAATAAAGATGAGGTTAGAGATGAGCTTATTAAGGATGGTGCGATATTTCAGACAAATATGGATACTGAAAATATCATCCATCTAATCGCAAGAAACCATAGCAAACACTTGCAGGACCGTATTATCGCGGCACTTGACAAGATAAAAGGTGCTTATTGTCTGCTTATCCAATCACGTCATAAAACCTTTGCCATAAGAGATCGCTGGGGTGTTAGACCACTAAGTCTTGGCAAGCTAAAAGATGGTGGATATATCGTAGCTAGTGAGACTTGTGCTTTTGACCTTGTGGGGGCTAGTTTTATAAGAGATATCAGGCCTGGTGAGATGATAGTCTTTGAACATGGAAAAAGTGAGTTTCAAAGCATTCAAATTTATGAGCCAGATCCTAGAGTTTGCGCCTTCGAGTATATATATTTTGCTCGCCCAGATAGTGTGATAGAAGGTAAAAGTGTCTATGAAGTTAGAAAAAAAATGGGTGAAGTACTAGCTAAAAAGAGCAAAATTAAAGCAGATTTTGTCGTACCTGTACCAGATAGCGGAGTGCCAGCAGCACTTGGGTATGCAAATGAGAGCAAGATCCCTTTTGAGCTAGCTATCACCAGAAACCACTATGTGGGTAGAACCTTTATCGAGCCAAGCCAAGAGATGAGGAATTTAAAAGTCAAGCTAAAACTTAATCCGATGTCATCGGTTCTAAAAGGTAAAAGTATCGTTGTTATCGATGATAGTATCGTTCGCGGTACTACTTCAAAAAAGGTGGTTGATCTTTTAAGACATGCGGGCGCTAAAGAGATTCATTTTAGAGTCGCATGCCCTGAGCTTAAATACCCTGAGCGATACGGTATCGATACGCCAAGCTTTGAAGAGTTAATAAGCTCTAAAAAAAATGCAGAGGAAGTAAGAGAATATATCGGTGCAGATAGCTTAGAATTTTTAAGCATAGACGAACTTAAAGAAAGTATCGGCAATGAGCGAAAATATTCGCTTGTAAGCTTTGATGGTGACTATTTCATAAAGTGA
- a CDS encoding DUF2393 family protein, which produces MSSAYFTIVHIIVLFAIALLSILFLVLSLRAERKLFLSLFFTNILVSTTLAVFLMLVLDKYTKKGMLENVKSERILRNESIVFKGQVRNIGKFTISNCTLTVKLINQPLNKNDLGGEAFFKPSGLSFFSWILGTDKDERPNTVEYKFDVAKNLPKQKSTPFTVYMPYPPYFKNGMNITKLNCY; this is translated from the coding sequence ATGAGCTCAGCATATTTTACGATCGTTCATATTATCGTTCTTTTTGCGATTGCTCTGCTTTCCATTTTATTTCTTGTTCTCTCACTTAGGGCTGAGCGAAAGTTATTTTTATCACTATTTTTTACAAACATTCTAGTCTCAACCACACTTGCTGTTTTTTTAATGCTAGTGCTTGATAAATATACAAAAAAAGGTATGCTCGAAAATGTAAAAAGTGAGCGAATTTTGCGAAATGAGAGTATTGTTTTTAAGGGGCAAGTGAGAAATATCGGTAAATTTACAATTAGCAACTGCACACTGACAGTCAAACTAATCAATCAACCGCTAAATAAAAATGACCTTGGCGGTGAAGCATTTTTTAAACCAAGTGGGCTTTCATTTTTCTCATGGATTCTTGGCACAGATAAGGACGAGAGGCCAAATACAGTTGAATATAAATTTGATGTAGCCAAAAATTTACCAAAGCAAAAAAGCACACCATTTACCGTATATATGCCATATCCGCCTTACTTTAAAAACGGCATGAATATCACAAAACTAAATTGCTACTAA
- a CDS encoding DUF2393 family protein: MLNSIKHNLLFVLQNAKLIDFLAYGWIFLAFILIVLLGIFIAIKSWWQIGFLFILAGFFGLFVGNYYANKYINKNLRPVSISKITTKQLQYVDALMVDFNITNNSNNVLSICKIELDFYLSSRQNTKDFFNSLNPFARKRIILNEEFLPKQSIEVKEFVNDFAFIDYNISKKVECF, translated from the coding sequence ATGTTAAATAGCATTAAGCACAACTTACTTTTTGTATTGCAAAATGCAAAGCTCATTGACTTTCTAGCCTATGGCTGGATATTTTTAGCTTTTATACTAATCGTACTTTTAGGAATTTTTATCGCCATAAAATCATGGTGGCAGATAGGATTTTTATTTATTTTGGCTGGTTTTTTCGGACTTTTTGTAGGTAATTACTACGCGAACAAATATATAAATAAAAATTTAAGGCCAGTTAGCATAAGCAAAATAACCACCAAACAGCTTCAATATGTCGATGCACTAATGGTTGATTTTAATATTACAAATAATTCAAATAATGTACTTAGTATCTGCAAAATCGAGCTTGACTTCTATCTAAGCTCAAGACAAAATACGAAAGATTTTTTTAACTCACTTAATCCATTTGCTAGAAAAAGAATCATCTTAAACGAGGAATTTTTACCAAAGCAAAGCATTGAGGTTAAAGAATTTGTCAATGATTTCGCATTTATAGACTACAATATCTCTAAAAAAGTGGAGTGTTTTTGA
- the hisIE gene encoding bifunctional phosphoribosyl-AMP cyclohydrolase/phosphoribosyl-ATP diphosphatase HisIE, with translation MNSVTKSIDWQKVGGLLPVVVCDHATNEVLMLAYMNEEALNLSLSSRYAHYFSRTKNRIWKKGEESGNTQEIKAAFLDCDNDTLLLKVVQNGSAACHTGARSCFFNEINLHDGKILDTKVEVKKINYGVFDELYHVIEDRKLNANPETSYVASLFKKGENQILKKVGEEAGEFIMAAKDLSFAENSKQDEQKAKDDLIYEAADLCFHALVTLSAHNIHPDAVKNELARRFGMSGIEEKRSRDVK, from the coding sequence ATGAATAGCGTAACAAAAAGTATAGACTGGCAAAAAGTTGGCGGATTGCTTCCAGTAGTGGTTTGCGATCATGCCACAAATGAAGTTTTAATGCTTGCTTACATGAACGAAGAAGCATTAAATTTAAGTCTATCTAGCCGTTACGCTCACTACTTTTCACGCACCAAAAATAGAATTTGGAAAAAAGGTGAAGAAAGTGGCAATACTCAGGAGATAAAAGCTGCTTTTTTAGACTGCGACAACGATACTTTGCTTTTAAAAGTGGTTCAAAATGGAAGCGCTGCTTGTCACACTGGAGCAAGGTCGTGCTTTTTTAATGAGATAAATTTGCATGACGGCAAAATTTTAGATACAAAAGTTGAAGTCAAAAAAATAAATTATGGTGTGTTTGATGAGCTTTACCATGTGATAGAAGATAGAAAGCTAAATGCTAACCCTGAGACTTCATATGTGGCAAGTCTTTTTAAAAAAGGCGAAAATCAAATTTTAAAGAAAGTTGGCGAAGAGGCTGGCGAATTTATAATGGCCGCAAAGGATCTTAGTTTCGCAGAAAACTCAAAGCAAGATGAGCAAAAAGCAAAAGATGACCTAATCTACGAAGCAGCTGATCTTTGCTTTCATGCACTTGTAACACTTTCGGCCCATAATATCCATCCAGATGCTGTAAAAAACGAACTTGCAAGGCGTTTTGGCATGAGCGGCATTGAAGAGAAAAGATCGCGAGATGTTAAATAG
- a CDS encoding prohibitin family protein encodes MPADLNDYFNKKKPGNDNRGSGQNSDKEPPFKKDFKMPNIPSGFGKFGALAYIIIAIIAILAITQPFKVIHSGEVGIKATAGKYEPNPLQPGFHFFLPFIQDIIVVDTRVRIINYTSGEDMGESLQKSYQGAGILRKNSISVLDARNLPVSIDITVQYRLNPENAPQTIASWGLSWESKIVDPVVRDVVRSIAGKYTAEELPTKRNDLARQIDDGIRKDIDSQPNKPVELLTVQLREIILPSKVKEQIERVQIAKQEAERTKYEVERANQEALKQAALAEGTAKAAIIEAKGKADAIKIEADATAYANKEVAKSVDQNLLNLKQIETQNKFNEALKENKDAKIFLTPGGAVPNIWLDAKDKARASSVSER; translated from the coding sequence ATGCCCGCTGATTTAAATGATTATTTCAACAAAAAAAAGCCAGGTAATGACAACAGGGGCTCAGGTCAAAATAGCGACAAAGAGCCACCTTTTAAAAAGGATTTTAAAATGCCAAATATACCAAGTGGCTTTGGTAAATTTGGTGCACTAGCCTACATCATAATCGCCATTATCGCGATCCTTGCTATCACTCAGCCATTTAAAGTGATACACTCAGGCGAGGTCGGCATCAAAGCCACAGCGGGTAAATATGAGCCAAATCCTCTGCAACCAGGATTTCACTTCTTTTTGCCATTTATCCAAGACATCATAGTAGTTGATACTAGAGTTAGGATCATCAACTACACTTCAGGCGAGGATATGGGCGAGAGCTTACAAAAGTCTTATCAAGGAGCTGGAATTTTACGCAAAAACTCTATCTCAGTTTTGGACGCTAGAAATTTACCAGTTAGCATCGATATTACCGTGCAATACCGTCTAAATCCAGAAAACGCACCACAAACTATCGCCTCTTGGGGTCTTAGCTGGGAGAGCAAGATAGTTGATCCTGTCGTTCGTGACGTAGTTCGCAGTATCGCTGGTAAATACACAGCAGAAGAGCTTCCAACAAAGAGAAACGACCTAGCAAGACAAATCGATGATGGCATAAGAAAAGACATCGACTCTCAGCCAAATAAGCCAGTTGAGCTTTTAACAGTCCAGCTTCGTGAAATTATCTTGCCTTCAAAGGTAAAAGAGCAGATCGAGCGTGTTCAGATCGCAAAACAAGAGGCTGAGAGAACAAAATACGAAGTAGAAAGAGCAAATCAAGAAGCCTTAAAACAAGCCGCACTTGCTGAAGGTACAGCTAAAGCTGCGATCATTGAAGCAAAAGGTAAGGCTGATGCCATTAAAATCGAGGCTGACGCAACTGCGTATGCAAACAAAGAGGTCGCAAAAAGTGTCGATCAAAATCTACTAAATTTAAAGCAGATCGAGACGCAAAACAAATTTAACGAGGCTCTAAAAGAAAACAAGGATGCTAAAATTTTCTTAACACCTGGCGGAGCTGTGCCAAATATCTGGCTAGACGCAAAAGATAAAGCAAGAGCTAGCTCAGTAAGCGAGAGATAA
- a CDS encoding branched-chain amino acid transaminase: MNASEFIWMDGKLVKWDDAKVHVLTHSLHYANAVFEGTRAYKTKKGLAIFRLQDHTKRLLRSAKMTVLNVPYTEEELEKAQIELLRANKYNSNVYIRPLIFLGYGVMGVAHTKAPVQTAIASWEWGAYLGDEGLEKGIRVKISSFAKLAPAAQMNRAKASSNYLSSQMANYEAKEAGYDEALLLDSEGFVAEGPGECFFIVENGVLITPPNDNSLLSITQDTVIRLAHDLDIEVRRERITRDQAYTADEAFFTGTAAEVTPINSIDNRIIGNGARGEVTKRLQKAYFDVVYGLNKKYESFLTYI; the protein is encoded by the coding sequence ATGAATGCTTCAGAATTTATCTGGATGGATGGAAAATTAGTTAAATGGGACGATGCAAAAGTACACGTTCTAACTCACTCTTTGCACTACGCTAATGCCGTATTTGAGGGCACAAGAGCTTATAAAACAAAAAAAGGTCTAGCTATTTTTAGACTCCAAGATCACACAAAAAGGCTTTTAAGATCAGCAAAAATGACTGTTTTAAATGTACCTTACACTGAGGAAGAGCTTGAAAAAGCGCAGATCGAACTACTTCGCGCAAATAAATATAACAGCAATGTCTACATCCGCCCACTTATATTTTTAGGATACGGCGTAATGGGCGTAGCTCACACAAAAGCACCAGTGCAAACTGCTATCGCTTCATGGGAGTGGGGTGCTTATCTTGGCGATGAAGGCCTAGAAAAAGGCATTAGAGTTAAAATTTCAAGCTTTGCCAAACTCGCACCTGCTGCTCAAATGAACAGAGCAAAAGCTAGCTCAAACTACCTAAGCTCACAAATGGCAAACTACGAGGCAAAAGAGGCTGGATACGACGAGGCGCTACTTCTTGATAGTGAAGGCTTTGTGGCTGAGGGTCCAGGCGAGTGCTTCTTTATCGTTGAAAATGGTGTTTTAATCACTCCACCAAACGACAACAGCCTACTTAGCATCACTCAAGATACAGTCATAAGACTTGCTCACGATCTTGACATCGAAGTAAGAAGAGAGCGCATCACAAGAGATCAGGCTTACACAGCTGACGAGGCGTTTTTCACTGGCACTGCGGCCGAAGTAACACCGATAAATAGCATAGATAACCGCATCATCGGCAACGGCGCTAGAGGCGAAGTGACAAAGAGACTACAAAAAGCTTACTTTGACGTAGTTTATGGTCTAAACAAAAAATACGAATCATTTTTAACATATATTTAA